A window of the Fusarium poae strain DAOMC 252244 chromosome 3, whole genome shotgun sequence genome harbors these coding sequences:
- a CDS encoding hypothetical protein (BUSCO:31368at5125) has product MALVNVRRDVSDAFYRYKMERLQTKIEGKGNGIKTVVVNLSSVAASLARPGSYVIKYFGFELGAQTNIDPKDDRWIINGAHDAPKLQDHLDGFINKFVLCKKCKNPETDVVIKDDHITLDCKACGKISDVDLRLKLSGFILKNQPKKGKKDKAERRAAKKARQNGNAANGTNGGGSDEASDNGSNENADEDAGSDDEFQKVQAEAAAAAQENEVKEHEWAVDMSEEAVKARQASLPGEFKAKLNIGDDDDEDGEGGPTIYDELGDWIQAQAEEKGGIDKVESIDIYVKAKELGIEGKHRTVLVLVQTIFDKNIVAQISKRASMLKQFVTSERHERALLGGTERLVGTLAADHPEMFQSIVKILQLYYHHDLISEEVVTKWGSKASKKYTDISTSKKVRRAAEPFLTWLAEADSEESSDEE; this is encoded by the exons ATGGCTCTCGTCAACGTTCGCCGCGATGTTAGCGATGCTTTCTATCGTTACAAGATGGAGCGTCTGCAGACCAAGATCGAAGGTAAAGGAAACGGTATCAAGACCGTCGTTGTCAACCTCAGCAGCGTTGCAGCCTCGCTCGCCCGTCCCGGTTCCTACGTCATCAAGTACTTCGGTTTCGAACTTGGTGCCCAAACCAACATTGATCCCAAGGACGACCGTTGGATCATCAACGGTGCCCACGATGCCCCCAAGCTCCAGGATCACCTCGatggcttcatcaacaagTTTGTTCTCTGCAAAAAGTGCAAGAACCCCGAGACCGATGTTGTTATCAAGGATGATCATATTACCCTCGACTGTAAAGCTTGCGGTAAGATCAGTGATGTCGATCTTCGCCTGAAGCTCAGTGGCTTTATTCTCAAGAACCAGcccaagaagggcaagaaggataAGGCCGAGCGTAGGGCTGCCAAGAAGGCCCGACAGAACGGCAATGCTGCCAATGGCACCAACGGTGGTGGCAGTGACGAAGCCTCTGACAACGGCTCCAACGAGAACGCCGATGAGGATGCTGGCAGTGATGATGAGTTCCAAAAGGTCCAAGCCGAGGCCGCTGCAGCCGCTCAGGAGAACGAAGTCAAGGAGCACGAATGGGCTGTCGACATGAGTGAGGAAGCCGTCAAGGCCCGTCAGGCTTCTCTCCCTGGCGAGTTCAAGGCGAAGCTTAACATtggcgatgacgatgacgaagatggtGAGGGTGGTCCTACTATCTACGATGAGCTCGGTGACTGGATCCAGGCCCAGGCTGAGGAGAAGGGCGGCATTGACAAAGTCGAGTCGATCGACATTTatgtcaaggccaaggaacTTGGTATCGAGGGCAAGCACCGCAccgttcttgttcttgttcagACCATCTTCGACAAGAACATTGTTGCTCAAATTTCTAAGCGTGCTAGCATGCTCAAGCAG TTTGTTACTTCTGAGCGTCACGAGAGGGCTCTTCTGGGAGGTACCGAGCGTCTGGTCGGCACTCTTGCTGCCGACCACCCTGAGATGTTCCAGTCCATTGTCAAGATTCTTCAGCTCTACTACCACCACGACCTGATCAGCGAGGAGGTTGTCACCAAGTGGGGCTCCAAGGCCAGCAAGAAGTACACTGACATCTCGACCTCCAAGAAGGTTCGCAGGGCTGCTGAGCCCTTCCTGACTTGGCTCGCCGAGGCCGACTCAGAGGAGTCTTCCGACGAGGAGTAA